From a single Cygnus atratus isolate AKBS03 ecotype Queensland, Australia chromosome 10, CAtr_DNAZoo_HiC_assembly, whole genome shotgun sequence genomic region:
- the CHDH gene encoding choline dehydrogenase, mitochondrial has product MFLVKMFYLIKGVKCYSPVSQMHKVTGALFKAHLLRNTLGNNESFTIARALSQLSSEKANSYNYVIVGAGSAGCVLANRLTEDPLSTVLLLEAGPKDTLLGSKRLMWKIHMPAALTYNLCDEKYNWYYHTTSQKHMDNRIMYWPRGRVWGGSSSLNAMVYIRGHAEDYNRWSREGAVGWDYEHCLPYFKKAQTHELGPDQYRGGKGPLHVSRGKTNHPLHHAFLEATQQAGYPFTDDMNGYQQEGFGWMDMTVHKGQRWSAASAYLHPAISRPNLSITEKTLVTKILFQGTKSIGVEYLKNGQMKKAFASKEVILSGGAINSPQLLMLSGIGNADDLKKLGIPVVCHLPGVGQNLQDHLEVYVQQKCTKPITLYSAQKPVSMARIGLEWLWKFTGDGATAHLESGGFIRSEPGVPHPDIQFHFLPSQVIDHGRIASTMEAYQVHVGPMRSTSVGWLKLKSTDPKAHPIIEPNYMSTERDIWEFRQCIKLTREIFAQKAFEKFRGPEIQPGNHVQSDKEIDAFIRQKADSAYHPSCTCKMGQLSDSTAVVDPQTKVIGVENLRVVDASIMPSIVSGNLNAPTIMIAEKAADIIKGLPSLQEKNAPVYKPKTLETQR; this is encoded by the exons ATGTTCTTAGTAAAGATGTTCTACTTAATCAAAGGAGTTAAATGTTACAGTCCTGTGAGTCAGATGCACAAAGTAACAGGAGCTCTGTTTAAAGCACACCTGTTAAGGAACACATTGGGCAACAACGAATCATTCACAATCGCACGTGCATTGTCTCAGCTTAGTTCTGAAAAGGCAAACTCTTATAATTATGTCATTGTTGGAGCTGGATCAGCCGGGTGTGTATTAGCCAACAGGTTGACTGAAGACCCTCTCAGTACTGTACTACTTTTGGAAGCAGGCCCTAAAGATACCCTTCTAGGTAGTAAGAGGCTGATGTGGAAGATTCATATGCCTGCTGCATTAACTTACAACCTCTGTGATGAGAAATATAACTGGTATTACCACACAACTTCACAGAAACATATGGATAATCGGATTATGTACTGGCCCCGAGGAAGAGTGTGGGGTGGTTCCTCTTCTCTCAATGCAATGGTGTATATTCGTGGGCATGCTGAAGATTATAATCGATGGAGCAGAGAAGGGGCTGTAGGATGGGACTATGAACATTGCTTGCCCTATTTTAAGAAGGCACAAACGCATGAACTGGGACCAGATCAGTATAGAGGTGGAAAAGGACCTCTGCATGTGtcaagagggaaaacaaaccatCCTCTTCATCACGCATTCCTGGAGGCAACTCAGCAAGCTGGGTATCCCTTCACAGATGATATGAATGGCTATCAGCAAGAAGGATTTGGCTGGATGGACATGACTGTACACAAAG GTCAAAGATGGAGCGCAGCTAGTGCTTACCTTCACCCAGCCATATCCCGCCCAAATTTGTCAATCACAGAGAAGACACTTGTAACAAAAATCTTGTTTCAAGGAACAAAATCCATTGGTGTTGAGTATTTGAAAAATGGTCAAATGAAAAAG GCTTTTGCCAgtaaagaagttattttaagtGGAGGTGCCATAAATTCTCCACAGCTGCTTATGTTGTCTGGGATTGGCAATGCAGATGATCTAAAAAAACTGGGGATCCCTGTTGTTTGCCACCTTCCTG GAGTAGGCCAGAATCTTCAAGATCACTTAGAAGTGTACGTCCAGCAAAAGTGCACCAAACCTATCACTCTGTATAGTGCACAAAAGCCGGTTAGCATGGCAAGGATTGGTCTAGAATGGCTTTGGAAGTTCACAG GTGATGGAGCCACTGCCCACTTAGAATCTGGTGGGTTTATTCGAAGTGAGCCGGGAGTTCCTCACCCTGACATTCAGTtccactttcttccttctcaggTGATTGATCATGGTCGCATTGCTTCCACAATGGAAGCTTACCAG GTCCACGTGGGCCCCATGAGGAGCACAAGTGTGGGCTGGCTGAAGCTGAAAAGTACAGACCCAAAGGCCCATCCAATCATTGAGCCTAACTACATGTCCACAG aAAGAGATATTTGGGAATTCCGCCAGTGCATCAAGCTGACCAGGGAGATCTTTGCtcagaaagcttttgaaaaatttcGTGGGCCTGAAATTCAACCAGGAAACCATGTTCAGTCTGACAAAGAAATAGATGCTTTCATAAGACAGAAGGCTGATAGCGCTTATCATCCTTCCTGCACCTGTAAAATGGGTCAGCTTTCAGATAGCACTGCTGTAGTTGATCCCCAAACAAAAGTAATTGGTGTTGAAAATTTGAGAGTAGTAGATGCCTCAATAATGCCCAGTATTGTCAGTGGGAATTTGAATGCCCCAACTATTATGATAGCAGAGAAAGCTGCAGACATAATTAAGGGGCTTCCGtcacttcaggagaaaaatgctCCTGTATATAAGCCCAAGACCTTAGAAACACAACGATAA